A single Drosophila ananassae strain 14024-0371.13 chromosome 3L, ASM1763931v2, whole genome shotgun sequence DNA region contains:
- the LOC6495300 gene encoding augmin complex subunit dgt5, which translates to MMAYQDKIEKFKAWATSIGCPPSALPSNDALRSIYKSGSSQLLDTLQTRIQPREVVREVRENILISQVARYKDKMVPMASRSFLPPELQRYHQMKELQKQKDKAEQGLKEARKEYDVLSASIKTKNIQTISAKNRVQLLASKCNILALKLESLDKSHEQELKNKAQILATTPVKLTSKNASEKQAAKEVEKALKQLEEFYGMCDEGSSAHVLAETKQRLWDQMRSIFADTPNALLLNVIMKIKEEQLQNIIHLNESTGNSTSSKPPLNNFEVKLLKTKADLLGLAAKSISAQKELEQKESRFCQAYCAFVDELQKKVHSFNGISEEEEESADELISDYLVQYNMRNFNRAQNEFLREQIEQLRSELEAGGRQLKNHDLMLGSVKQVYSDINSSINRIQQDMVQLSQIKEKILYSRNMMKNMLDNMQAATQNQNAKSQLISTKLKVSNMSMLGSESFCLANDSVFSSTKVEFDCNTSIVNSTLRRSFDNKTMMPGAAGSTTLVSGAGATVPSHLLELNTFAEMSLEKLSCMPRACAFLLAANPLIVEAQELASTVQLAPGYLLTPFGALQEVRKRILWASAIAAHTSDLKLNFEPLIVDPHDLRLKANRQHEEIDQLLDNLLAIGVKTQLQLEKAERIYQFLLENPLRRYVPPGKRFNNGNFVDYESEFNLYYRMATTGGSIRAPTNHN; encoded by the exons ATGATGGCATACCaggataaaatcgaaaagTTCAAGGCCTGGGCCACTAGCATAGGTTGTCCACCCAGCGCACTGCCCTCCAACGATGCCCTCCGAAG CATTTACAAGTCCGGCTCCAGTCAGCTTTTGGATACTCTGCAGACAAGGATCCAGCCCCGAGAAGTTGTACGAGAGGTTCGAGAGAACATCCTCATCTCTCAGGTTGCTCGGTACAAGGACAAGATGGTTCCAATGGCCTCCAGGAGCTTCCTGCCGCCGGAGCTGCAGCGATATCACCAAATGAAGGAACTCCAAAAGCAAAAGGACAAGGCAGAGCAAGGTCTAAAAGAGGCCAGAAAGGAGTACGATGTCCTCTCCGCCAGCATTAAAACGAAGA ATATCCAAACCATCAGTGCCAAGAACAGGGTCCAACTTCTAGCGTCCAAATGCAATATCCTCGCCTTAAAGCTGGAGTCATTGGACAAATCTCACGAGCAGGAGCTGAAAAACAAGGCTCAGATCCTAGCCACCACCCCGGTCAAGCTGACTTCCAAGAATGCCAGCGAGAAACAGGCTGCCAAGGAGGTGGAGAAGGCCCTCAAGCAGCTAGAGGAATTTTACGGCATGTGCGACGAGGGCAGCAGTGCCCATGTCTTGGCTGAAACCAAGCAAAGGCTTTGGGATCAGATGCGGAGTATTTTTGCGGATACTCCCAATGCCCTGCTCTTGAATGTAATcatgaaaataaaagaagagcAGCTTCAGAACATaattcatttaaatgaaaGTACTGGAAACTCCACGTCGTCCAAACCGCCGCTCAACAACTTCGAAGTGAAACTTCTAAAAACCAAGGCAGATCTTCTGGGGCTGGCAGCCAAGTCCATTAGTGCTCAAAAGGAGTTGGAGCAAAAGGAGTCTCGTTTCTGCCAGGCCTACTGTGCCTTTGTGGACGAGCTGCAGAAGAAAGTCCACAGCTTCAACGGAATcagcgaagaggaggaggagagcGCCGACGAACTGATCAGCGACTACTTGGTGCAGTACAATATGCGCAACTTTAATCGCGCCCAAAACGAATTCCTGCGCGAGCAGATTGAACAACTGCGCTCGGAACTGGAGGCCGGCGGAAGGCAACTGAAGAACCACGACCTTATGCTGGGCTCTGTTAAGCAGGTGTACAGTGACATCAACTCCTCCATCAATCGCATCCAACAGGATATGGTGCAGTTGTCGCAAATCAAGGAGAAGATTCTCTACTCCCGCAACATGATGAAGAACATGCTGGACAACATGCAGGCCGCCACACAAAACCAGAACGCCAAGTCGCAGCTAATCAGCACCAAGCTCAAGGTCAGCAACATGTCCATGCTGGGATCGGAAAGCTTCTGCCTGGCCAACGATAGCGTCTTCTCCAGCACCAAGGTCGAGTTCGACTGCAACACAAGCATCGTAAACTCGACGTTGCGTCGCAGTTTTGATAACAAAACGATGATGCCCGGCGCCGCTGGTTCCACCACTCTAGTGAGTGGAGCAGGCGCTACGGTTCCCTCGCACCTCCTGGAGCTGAACACATTCGCCGAAATGTCACTGGAAAAGCTGAGCTGCATGCCACGCGCCTG CGCCTTCCTACTGGCGGCCAATCCGCTCATCGTCGAGGCCCAGGAGCTGGCCTCCACTGTTCAACTGGCACCCGGCTATCTGCTGACACCCTTCGGCGCCCTGCAGGAAGTCCGAAAACGCATTTTGTGGGCGTCGGCAATTGCCGCACACACGTCTGACttgaaattgaatttcgaGCCTTTAATTG TTGATCCGCACGATTTGAGGCTGAAGGCGAATCGTCAGCATGAGGAAATTGACCAATTGCTGGACAATCTGCTGGCCATCGGTGTCAAGACCCAATTGCAGCTGGAAAAGGCCGAACGCATCTATCAGTTTCTGCTTGAGAATCCATTGCGACGATATGTTCCACCCGGCAAGCGCTTCAACAATGGCAACTTTGTGGACTACGAGTCCGAGTTCAATCTCTACTATCGGATGGCCACCACCGGGGGATCCATTAGGGCGCCAACCAATCATAATTga
- the LOC6495365 gene encoding 25S rRNA (cytosine-C(5))-methyltransferase nop2: MGRKAEYSEKPKKGPGRKARKQGPPVFRKQSFAPMEEEDKKLSHRQKQRFVKREQKKVVQKAKLQEKRAKGKQTQQVRRKTAYNSDSEPEEEEAVQPQEASSDEEVPQLVPAPKTKKSAAPKGFTDDNDAWLKPKKQKKEVEPESEEDDEEEEELEEESDAELEEGSEDENGLEEEASGEEDEEEVSGEEDEEEESDDDTAQVGKLDDLSDGEANSDDDFDISGDEDAAEASSDDEDEDDDDDDDDDKLPIERANKKLKKREAKEAQLADEEMQMTVDRQDVFQLPNEEEEAEKDLTLQEVQQRIKDVTLVLSDFKKYRQADRSRGEYIDLLRRDLCLYYSYNEFLMEKLMDMFPLTELMEYLEASEVARPLTIRTNTLKTRRRDLAGALINRGVNLDPLGKWTKVGLVVFNSQVPLGATPEYLAGHYMIQGASSLLPVMALAPQENERILDMCSAPGGKGSHIASIMKNTGVLFANDSNRDRIKAIVANFHRLGIVNAVVSCEDGTKFRNIMTGFDRVLLDAPCTGTGVVSKDPSVKTTKSDVDVQRCYNLQRKLLLTAIDCVDAKSSSGGYIVYSTCSVLPEENEWVIDYALKKRNVKLVPTGLDFGVEGFTKFRQHRFHPSLNLTKRYYPHTHNMDGFYVAKLKKFSNTIPITKEQQEEDEKQLDEAIEAEADPKEAEEETEESPEEKAPRKVLGKRAGKPSLTDVEQDLKKKKLEESKTKYVAKVFEKPVKVPKKPKPEQPQEKKGKKPQENDEKTNGNATPSKAATKKSQQNGNVEASQPENKFPKKKTPIKVHVPNKLAGKKHPANGTPSPAKPDAKKKPPANASPSPAKPDARKKPPTNASSSPAKPDAKKKPPTQPKGKSSALAKAPRVDLDNVPVLEGKPIKKQNKLKQKSKQIGQLKKSKTGANAGKKQKFKK, translated from the exons ATGGGTCGCAAAGCTGAATACAGTGAGAAACCGAAGAAAGGACCTGGCCGAAAAGCCAGAAAGCAGGGACCGCCTGTTTTCCGGAAGCAGTCGTTTG CCCCCATGGAGGAGGAGGATAAGAAGCTCTCACACAGGCAAAAGCAGCGCTTCGTCAAGCGGGAGCAGAAGAAAGTAGTTCAGAAGGCGAAACTACAGGAGAAACGAGCCAAAGGAAAGCAAACGCAACAAGTGCGCCGGAAAACGGCCTACAACAGTGACAGTGAGCCCGAGGAGGAAGAGGCGGTGCAGCCCCAGGAGGCCTCCTCCGATGAGGAGGTGCCACAGTTGGTTCCGGCACCGAAAACCAAGAAATCTGCTGCTCCCAAGGGCTTCACAGACGACAACGACGCGTGGTTGAAACCCAAGAAGCAAAAGAAGGAGGTGGAACCCGAATCCGAAGAGGAtgatgaggaggaggaagagttAGAGGAGGAATCTGATGCTGAATTGGAGGAAGGTTCCGAGGATGAAAATGGACTCGAAGAAGAAGCATCCGGCGAAGAGGATGAGGAAGAAGTATCCGGTGAAGAAGATGAAGAAGAGGAGTCCGATGACGACACAGCTCAAGTTGGCAAGCTGGATGACCTTTCCGATGGTGAGGCTAATTCCGACGATGACTTTGACATCTCCGGGGATGAAGACGCCGCCGAGGCGTCCTCCGACGACGAAGACGAAgatgacgacgatgatgatgatgatgacaaGTTGCCCATCGAGCGGGCCAACAAAAAGCTGAAGAAACGTGAGGCCAAGGAAGCCCAGCTGGCCGATGAGGAAATGCAAATGACTGTCGATCGCCAGGATGTGTTCCAGCTGCCAAACGAAGAGGAGGAGGCTGAGAAGGATCTGACGCTGCAGGAGGTGCAACAGCGCATCAAAGATGTGACCCTGGTTCTTTCTGACTTCAAGAAGTACCGTCAGGCGGATCGATCTCGAGGCGAATACATCGATCTGTTGCGTAGGGACTTGTGCCTGTACTACAGCTACAACGAATTTCTGATGGAGAAGCTGATGGACATGTTCCCGCTAACTGAGCTCATGGAGTACCTCGAGGCCTCTGAG GTGGCTCGTCCCTTGACCATTCGTACCAATACTCTGAAAACCCGTCGCCGAGATCTGGCAGGAGCTCTGATTAACCGTGGCGTGAATCTTGATCCTCTAGGAAAGTGGACCAAAGTGGGATTGGTCGTTTTCAACTCCCAGGTGCCCCTCGGTGCTACACCAGAGTACTTGGCTGGCCACTACATGATCCAGGGCGCTTCTTCCTTGCTGCCCGTGATGGCACTTGCCCCACAAGAGAACGAAAGAATACTGGACATGTGCTCGGCACCAGGAGGCAAGGGTTCGCACATAGCATCCATCATGAAGAATACCGGTGTTCTGTTTGCCAACGACTCGAATCGGGATCGTATCAAGGCGATCGTGGCCAACTTCCATCGCCTGGGAATCGTAAATGCTGTGGTCAGCTGCGAGGATGGCACCAAGTTCCGGAACATTATGACTGGCTTCGATCGCGTCCTTCTGGATGCCCCCTGCACGGGAACTGGTGTTGTCTCCAAGGATCCCAGTGTGAAGACCACCAAGTCGGACGTGGACGTGCAGCGTTGTTACAACCTGCAAAGGAAACTTTTACTCACAGCCATCGATTGTGTGGACGCCAAGTCGTCAAGCGGTGGCTACATAGTGTACTCCACCTGCTCGGTGCTTCCGGAGGAGAACGAGTGGGTTATCGACTATGCCCTGAAGAAACGGAACGTAAAATTGGTTCCCACTGGTCTGGACTTTGGCGTGGAGGGCTTCACCAAGTTCCGGCAGCATCGTTTCCATCCCAGTTTGAACCTGACAAAGCGATACTATCCCCACACCCACAACATGGATGGTTTCTATGTGGCCAAGCTGAAGAAGTTCTCCAACACGATACCTATCACCAaggagcagcaggaggagGATGAGAAACAGTTAGATGAAGCTATCGAGGCCGAGGCTGATCCCAAAGAAGCTGAGGAGGAAACTGAAGAGTCGCCAGAGGAGAAGGCTCCTCGCAAGGTTCTGGGCAAGAGGGCTGGCAAGCCATCCCTTACTGATGTTGAGCAGgatttgaagaagaagaagctcGAGGAGAGCAAGACCAAGTACGTGGCTAAGGTGTTCGAGAAGCCCGTCAAGGTTCCTAAGAAGCCGAAACCGGAACAGCCGCAGGAAAAGAAGGGCAAGAAACCACaggaaaatgatgaaaaaacaAATGGAAACGCGACACCTTCCAAGGCAGCGACCAAAAAGTCTCAACAGAATGGAAATGTGGAAGCTTCCCAGCCCGAAAATAAATTTCCGAAGAAGAAAACCCCAATCAAGGTGCACGTTCCAAACAAACTAGCTGGAAAGAAGCATCCAGCGAATGGTACTCCTTCGCCAGCCAAGCCTGATGCCAAGAAGAAGCCTCCAGCGAATGCTTCTCCCTCTCCAGCCAAGCCTGATGCCAGGAAGAAGCCTCCAACGAATGCTTCTTCCTCTCCAGCCAAGCCAGATGCCAAGAAGAAGCCTCCAACACAACCTAAAGGCAAGTCATCCGCACTGGCCAAGGCTCCCAGAGTAGACCTAGACAATGTACCCGTATTGGAGGGTAAACCCattaaaaagcaaaacaagCTGAAGCAGAAATCCAAGCAGATCGGCCAGCTGAAGAAGTCGAAAACAGGAGCTAATGCGGGGAAGAAGCAAAAGTTCAAAAAGTGA
- the LOC6495366 gene encoding neprilysin-1 has product MGSIIFLCLCLGMALECIRADMDISSLTALQIHKNMNRSADPCTDFWSYACGGFANASEYVDNFEWVEDLYATSMREFLESQVEDSQSPLLLKQMRTYYKACTTDTLYWTWDDIPEPFRHWTSKLDSSRGHGLNGVFFDERVDVATNDSLQLVVQIQMPQLSTRYSVQRALGIIKKYPWEHKDEMIQLAGNLRRLEDKHRLQEPIVLTWRVKELSQQIPQVPWTSIMRDILGIDPGQLDNLLFEVSDVDYLREMGQLLATTDPGALNQYLKLRQLILIKETEPPKRNPKSCIHHMRALLPLGMEYIYDTFLYKNRKQDTLKLQEILRSLKATFGKYLNGNRLGVTLDQLDYLKAKLNGMKIKIGNLPEDMSPEFYDNHYHSANFSESSFLKNLIEALALRTRLQHEGLLQPGSRLDLRRYYVNDDVVKARTSPFYENERNTITVPMLFLQWPLFDHRQHFIFHGSLLQGVLGHEMSHGFEQEGILFDAAGNESPIGLEIRESPAFQDALKCVQQKPFVSLKERLADLNGLQLAYDGFFDLNHDSRKFEYRPYAFEAEFAAPQLFFLSYAQFFCGLLPPVIAHDRDDERVNVSVGYLRQFAYDFKCEPSTGQSHPICEMWRPREESMSG; this is encoded by the coding sequence atggGAAGTATAATTTTTCTGTGCTTGTGCCTTGGAATGGCGCTAGAATGCATCCGGGCGGATATGGATATATCCTCGCTCACGGCTCTTCAGATTCATAAGAATATGAATAGATCGGCGGACCCCTGTACAGATTTTTGGAGCTACGCTTGTGGTGGCTTTGCAAATGCCTCCGAATATGTGGATAACTTTGAGTGGGTCGAGGACCTGTATGCCACGTCCATGAGGGAGTTTCTTGAGAGCCAAGTGGAAGATTCACAGTCACCACTACTTCTGAAACAAATGCGAACGTATTACAAGGCCTGCACTACGGATACACTTTATTGGACCTGGGACGACATCCCAGAACCTTTCAGACACTGGACTTCCAAGCTTGATAGTTCTCGGGGACATGGCCTGAACGGAGTGTTCTTTGATGAACGCGTGGATGTGGCCACCAATGACTCTTTGCAGTTGGTTGTTCAGATTCAAATGCCCCAACTGAGCACCCGATACAGTGTGCAACGGGCATTGgggattattaaaaaatatccttGGGAGCACAAGGATGAAATGATACAACTGGCGGGAAACCTCAGAAGGCTAGAGGATAAACATCGCTTGCAGGAACCCATTGTGCTAACTTGGAGAGTCAAGGAACTGAGTCAGCAAATACCCCAAGTTCCCTGGACTTCGATCATGAGAGATATTCTAGGAATAGATCCTGGACAGCTGGATAACTTGCTCTTCGAGGTGAGCGATGTGGACTATTTAAGGGAGATGGGTCAACTCCTGGCCACCACCGATCCCGGTGCTTTGAATCAGTACCTGAAACTGCGTCAACTGATTTTAATAAAGGAGACGGAACCGCCTAAAAGAAACCCCAAGTCCTGTATACACCACATGAGGGCTCTGTTGCCACTGGGAATGGAGTATATTTATGatacatttttgtataaaaaccGCAAGCAGGACACTCTTAAATTGCAGGAGATTTTACGATCTTTAAAAGCTACTTTTGGCAAATACTTGAATGGCAATCGTTTGGGAGTTACTTTGGATCAGTTGGACTACTTGAAGGCTAAGCTAAAtggaatgaaaataaaaataggaaaCCTGCCGGAGGATATGTCTCCTGAGTTTTATGACAATCACTACCACAGTGCTAATTTCAGTGAGTCCTCGTTTCTGAAGAATCTCATTGAAGCCTTAGCCTTAAGAACCCGTCTCCAGCACGAGGGACTCCTGCAGCCAGGATCTAGGTTGGATTTAAGGAGGTACTATGTCAACGACGACGTAGTGAAGGCTCGGACTTCGCCTTTCTATGAAAACGAGAGGAACACCATCACTGTGCCCATGTTGTTCCTCCAATGGCCACTCTTCGATCATCGCCAGCATTTCATTTTTCACGGTAGCCTCCTTCAAGGAGTGCTGGGCCACGAGATGAGTCACGGCTTCGAGCAGGAGGGCATACTCTTCGATGCGGCCGGAAATGAGTCGCCCATCGGGTTGGAAATACGGGAATCCCCGGCCTTCCAGGACGCTCTCAAGTGCGTACAGCAGAAGCCCTTTGTGTCGCTGAAGGAACGCCTAGCAGATCTTAATGGCCTACAACTGGCCTATGATGGCTTCTTTGACTTGAACCATGATTCGCGAAAATTCGAGTATCGCCCGTACGCCTTTGAGGCGGAATTCGCGGCGCCACAACTGTTCTTCCTGAGCTATGCCCAGTTCTTTTGTGGTCTTCTGCCTCCGGTGATTGCCCACGATCGGGATGATGAGCGTGTGAACGTGAGCGTTGGATATTTGCGTCAATTCGCCTACGACTTCAAGTGCGAGCCATCAACCGGACAATCGCATCCCATCTGTGAAATGTGGCGTCCGCGGGAGGAGTCCATGTCAGGTTGA